The region GTATTGCCGTCAGAGCCGTTTATTGCGGCAGAATCTGTGACCATTCGTTATAAAATACTTCCTTTGTTGGAACATAAATTGATTATTGACGAAGTGACTCTCAATCGGCCACGTATCAGTGTAGTGCGCGGGCCGGACGGCAATTATAATGTGCCGCCGGTGCGTGCGGCAGAAACGCAGAAAAATTTTGTCAGTCAAACCACCGGAGAAAAAATAGATATCAGTATTGAAGATTGGCGTATCCATGACGGTGTGCTTAGTTATAAAGATTTAGGGCGCGGTGTCAGCCATGCGGTGTATGGGTTGGATGTTCACTTCCCTAAATTAAAATTTGATGAATTATCCCGCTTTAGAATGGAAACGGTATTAAGAAATCGCTGGGGAGAAAATATTTCCGATTTGGAAATACGCGGAAACGGACAAGTTAATTTTGCCAATTTTGATTGGAGCAAGTTTGCTCTGCGCAATTTTAAGACGCAGGTGTCTCTGTTTCAAAAACCGGTTAGTTTGACGCTGGATTTGGATAATTTACGTACACCGTTTTTTAATATTTTGCTTTCCGCCCCTGCTTTTGATAATCAGGATTTATCCGTATTTCATAAAAATTTGCCCACGTTTCGGGCTCCGACCAGTAAGATTTCTGCCAGAGGCGTATTGACGGAAGGGTACAGCTTTTTGACCATCAATGAGTTAACAAGTAAGACGGATAATTTGAATTTTACCTTATCAGGAAAGGCCGATTTTTCTGCCAAACCTATTAAAGCAGAATTTAATCTTAAAACTGCTTGGAACGATTTGGCTATACTTAGCAAACGCTGGCCGTCTTTATCGCGTTTTGCGATGAAAGGCAAGGGCGCACTTTCGGCATCTGTCAAAAGAGAAAAAGGGAAGTTCTCTTTACCTTTAGTAGAAATAAGTACTAAAGGAGTTTCCGGAGATTTTTGGGGATTTTTGGTTTCTGAATTAGATGGAAGTTTTGTAGCCAAAAAAGATTTTACGGATTTATATGTCCAAACGACCAACGGACAGGTAAAAGTGGCCGATACTTTGTTTGATGCATTAAAAATGACCGGTTCTTATCGAAAAGGCGATGTATATGCATTTATTTCTTCGGCTCTTTTAAATCAGGTTCCGCTAAAAATGCGCTTGTCTATTGATAATATTAAGAGCAAAAAACGCAATATAGACACTTCCATTTATTTGCAAAATTTTGAACCGATGAAATTTATTGCTACGGTCATGGATTTTGTAGAGGTTATTTTGGAAATTCCCAAAAAGAAACATAAACCTTTACCCGTTCAAACCGGAGATTTGGCTTGGATGCGCAATTTTAGAGATCGTTTACCTCAATTTATGCCTAATTTTTCGGGTACTTTGTTTGCAGATACTTTTACCAGCACTGTTTTGTCCGGAAATCGTTTTAATGCTGAATTTGCCTTTACAAATATGGTGGCCGGTGCAAAAGAACTAAACGGTACTTTAGACATGAAACTTGAAGAAGGCATTATCCATCAAATGGAAAAGTTGGCCGAAGAACAACAAGCCCTCAATATTACTTTTACGCCCTTTATTATGATGCATCGCATGGAAAGAAGCGGAAGTTTTAAAGTAGGGGAAGTATTGAAAGACGTTGCATTTAATGAAATGGCTGGCTCTGTAGACTTTAAAAACGGTACAATGATTATTAACAATGCTTTTACGCAAGGGCCGGTGATATCGGCTGCTGTATCCGGTTGGGTAGATTGGGTGCGTGAAAACTTTGAGTTAGTGATTTGGACGATGTTTACTCCGTCCTCTAAAAAAGGTGGTATCTTGGCGGAAAACTTGACCGATGAGTCTGGCAATCCGGCATTGGCATTTAAGGTTTCTTCTTCTATGTTAAAGCCTAAATTAGAGATGTTGCGTGCCAAAAAAACCAAAGAACAAATAGATACCGCCCGCCGACGGGGATTAAGAACAGATTTTAATAAAAGCCGCGATTTTTTGAAAGGAGAATTCAATGCTAAAAAATAACCTAGACCTCTTGTCACTTTTGCAGGAACATGGAGCCATTGTGGAGGGGCATTTTGTCATGCCTTCCGGCTTTCATAGTCAGACCTACATTCAGACATCACTGCTTTTGCAACACCCTAATTTAGCGCAAAAAATCGCACAGGCTATGTCAGATAAATTCTCTGCCAAAGCCGATGTGGTAATGGCGCTTACTCCGTCTAACTCTGTACTTGCGCAAGAAGTAGCGCGCGTACGCGGGGCTCGGGCTATTTTTGCTTCTCCGGCCGGAGACGGAAAAATGATTTTAAAACATAATTTTGTCATCAAACCCGGTGAAACGGTACTTTTGGTAGATGATGTGACTGTGGGTGGACGCAAAGTATTGCGTGCTGAGGAAATCGTTAAAGCGGCCGGAGCGAAAGTGTTGGGCATTGCTGTTATGGTGGACCGCTCTATGGGTATTTTGCCTTTGGAAATTCCGCTTCGTGCTTTGCTTTCTTACCCTATTCAAACCTTTACGGCTCAGGATTGTCCGTTATGTGCTTCCGGTGTGCCTGTAAATGAAGTAGATGATTTAAACAAGGAACTTAACTGATGATTGAAATCAAATTAAAACCGAAAGAACACCGCCGTATTGCGGCAGGACATTATTGGATTTTTTCTAATGAAATTGACGGGTTGGACACCTCTATCGAGCCGGGCAGTTTGGTGCGTGTATTAGATAGTGATGGCAATTGCGTGGGTACAGGCTTTTTTAATCCGCACAGTTTGATTGCTGTGCGCATGATTCAAAAGGGGCCGGAGGAACTGCCGGAAGATTTCATTTTTCAAAATTTAGATACGGCTTATGAGTATCGCAAAGAAATCGGTGTGCGCAAATACGGCCGTATGTGTTATGGCGAGTCGGACAATATGCCGGGACTTATTGTGGATCGTTATGGCGATGTGCTGGTGGTAGAAATTTTGACTGCCGGTATGGAAAAACAAAAAGAAGCCATTACTGCCGCTCTTAAAAAGATTTTTAAACCCAAAGGTATTTTGTACCGCGCTGATAGCGCTTTTCGCACGTTGGAAGGATTGGGTAATACACCTGAAATTGTGGGAGAAGTGCCCGATACGGTGCTGATTGAAGAAAATAAAGTGAAGTATGAGGTTCCCTTGCGTGTAGGTCAAAAAACAGGTTTTTACTTTGACCAACGTGAAAACCGCGAATTTTTAAAACCGTATTT is a window of Elusimicrobiaceae bacterium DNA encoding:
- a CDS encoding class I SAM-dependent rRNA methyltransferase: MIEIKLKPKEHRRIAAGHYWIFSNEIDGLDTSIEPGSLVRVLDSDGNCVGTGFFNPHSLIAVRMIQKGPEELPEDFIFQNLDTAYEYRKEIGVRKYGRMCYGESDNMPGLIVDRYGDVLVVEILTAGMEKQKEAITAALKKIFKPKGILYRADSAFRTLEGLGNTPEIVGEVPDTVLIEENKVKYEVPLRVGQKTGFYFDQRENREFLKPYFKDKLVVDLYSYIGSFGITAALEGAAQVWGVDSSAAAVEFANKNAELNGVKDLAVFRRDDAERILSAMKKKELPEQPDFVLLDPPAFAKSRKNLPQAVGLYVKLVKMALEGLETGGYLAFSTCSHHISRELFVDIIRQGVSKSGKRAVMLELRGQAKDHPVLIGMPETDYLHFALLQVR